One part of the Andrena cerasifolii isolate SP2316 chromosome 4, iyAndCera1_principal, whole genome shotgun sequence genome encodes these proteins:
- the Ppn gene encoding proteoglycan-like sulfated glycoprotein papilin isoform X3 → MTATRSTWSSVVLIFIVGLCAHETFAKHHHIKLRHERHRRQHGESYLPSSFLLDTDEPERGTWGPWSSPSSCSRSCGGGVAHQTRQCLDVDDNGYGRCGGASRRFFSCNIQDCAEDATDFRAEQCAEFNNVLFEGVYYNWIPYTGGPNKCELNCMPRGERFFYRHKLSVIDGTPCEPEKNDVCVEGKCMHVGCDMMLGSDVKEDACRKCGGDGSDCNTVSGVFDADDLQVGYLDILLIPKGASNIVVKEIQPSNNYLAIRNASSHYYLNGNWRIDFPRSLKFAGTIFHYSRDPQGFSAPDTITALGSTNEQIYVVLLYQDHNVGVHYEYSIPKRLSHQTDADSYAWITDEFSSCSANCGGGYQSRRVTCVRRRDSQPVDESLCDPQMEPADTEACNVDPCPPVWVEGEWGPCSKHCGEGAEQSREIKCEQVIAGGIPTVVDDSQCVKKVGPKGPTSQECNKDVPCPQFHTGPWKPCDRLCGPGKQTRKVACYKKVDGKIQVLEDEACEAEVPEREKACELRPCAGLDWVTSNWSGCDDKCGLTQETRTAYCATQDGTAYRDDKCDAEKKPELTRECETKEDCHVQWFASQWSSCSAKCGSGVQTRKVFCGTFDDETVKKVPDEKCEVDKRFNDTMNCTAVEECKGEWFAGPWSKCSKPCGGGTMSRKVICMKDNMTVPTSNCDPSMIMFSTEDCNEQPCEEDEVIPVQPEKIKDLTEEEEEDEECEVYEDEDFVTVSSSFASGDEKSSAMPDVTEANLPSSPDSGSTASDLYDIMLGDAGHSRGDISPGEVGSGDGDNTDFTDFFTNTLEYGTTFEGSGTEETTDESEDFTTVSGITDSLGTTESEATDETVEGSTMDSSEGTTVEGSTAESMTEGSTVSGETEVTESGATEESVATEATTSSDVTSETPESTDSSESTDSSSAESVETEPTGPTESTEPSLTTSSSESESGSTEETVSPVTQATEESTVGMSTEEQSTVSGETTESGATEGTTESEATEPTMSTEVSGTEGSTESGATTESGATEATETTESGMTTETTESGMTETTESGMTTESGMTTESGMTTESGMTTESGMTTESGMTTESGMTTESGMTTESGMTTESGMTTESGMTTESGETTESGETTESGMTTESGETTTEETTVSGETTESGATTESAETTESGVTTESAETTVSGVTETTVSGLTPSTGEEETEMTEKTHISEFWTTVAREGKERKHRVCKVLRKKKTCKTSTFGCCYDGVTAAEGPFDQGCPTPQTCNETKHGCCPDNVSPATGPENQGCPESHCGETLFGCCPDGVTAAEGNDFEGCKKPCNETEFGCCPDNETPASGPDNFGCCNATEFGCCPDGIKAASGADDEGCEEEITSVTPITEEYETTTVQEDCANTTYGCCPDGVSTATGTNFEGCGVINTENCTSSYFGCCPDGVSPALGPNNYRCHMPCEDSTYGCCDDGVTPAHGPNREGCCLSTPYKCCPDNVLAARGPDFYGCGCQYTRFGCCPDNTTAARGPSNEGCGCQYTPHECCPNRFTPATGPNYEGCPCYTYQFGCCPDGITIAKGPHGQGCGCESTEFKCCSDSRTPAKGPNFAGCTCDASKYGCCPDGVEEAQGENFEGCLTVPSTPGAACALERDRGSCRDFTVKWYFDTEYGGCSRFWYGGCEGNDNRFKTQEECKEVCVSPKGKDSCHLPKISGPCEGYFPTWYYDTGRKQCGQFVYGGCLGNANKFKSREECEELCVTPDDLDPCEQTKEPGPCEGNFTRWHFNAESQACEEFRYGGCKANDNNFATEIACHQQCLQPGRRRVKLTDVCVLEKDPGPCHGSVLRWYYDTARQTCSQFIYGGCKGNANRFRTRAACEQRCPVKDSCLLPREEGNCVEKQSRWYFDQSENRCMPFYYTGCGGNKNNFESRDACESDCPPKIEQDICLLPALLGECHNYTQRWYYDSYEQQCRQFYYGGCGGNENNFQAEQDCHNRCQTALTTPAPSTGVEFKPDFCFLPDERGSCSGDEVKWFYDSREGVCKQFRYGGCQSNGNNFNSREECEYRCGDVQDPCTLPKVIGPCNGVDSQYYYDHRTDSCYDFEYSGCQGNKNRFQDRESCEKKCKQKASATEAAPNVTVTMPPPVEGVSKSPICYMTVNSGSCNADITAYYYDPHSQMCQAFLYGGCEGNANRFQTEEQCERLCGRFQGQDTCNLPVEPGDCRGSFQKYYYDSTSRICREFVYGGCEGNANRFSTMAECESICIHHEEPMPPGNDTSISNLSVCKEPVDSGSCTSGFTIKRFYFDEEQQTCRAFIYTGCGGNRNRFKTFESCINTCLGTTNEINVDAGKDTKDPCAEAREECNTVRCPYGKEAFVDSEDCERCRCVDPCRAQICPDGNRCAITLVATKDGTEYKGVCRSITKSGRCPRVSNSTGCEQECITDADCTGEMKCCNNGCGTSCLEPAAEEVPTTSPRPLATSPPVGAEAAAIQEPEEPRVSAQEGGYVTLKCVATGNPRPTITWRKDTTLIGFAENRRRIQLDGSLQIISLYKYDGGTYVCTADNGLGPPVRAEYQLVVTEPQELAATIIGEQSAQLTVTMNSPIALHCYAMGWPRPFVTWWRGDRMLPLSSETYEQDSDYTLVIRSVTLPTLGVYTCQAFNAIGRAASWSVTLQAVGPVYNIRPEYQQYTKYLVQPPRKPTVERPQYPYRPNRTQTPDYQTYAPVHSSRQPHIPTVSPLGGSTSLEPGHSRYRVPVNVSISVGQNQFPEGSDVSIACNVDGYPIPRVSWYKDEDLIQPSNRIQVTEVNRLVISDANREDSGRYRCEANNDYSSAFDSVEIQVAGIFIHPNCQDNTFFAKCDLIVKARYCKHKYYAKFCCRSCTEAGQLPSRGPHLNNVRRRRRHILKSLV, encoded by the exons CATCATATAAAATTGAGGCACGAGCGACACCGCCGACAACATGGGGAGAGCTATCTGCCTAGCAGCTTCCTGCTCGACACGGACGAGCCTGAACGAGGGACCTGGGGGCCGTGGTCGTCGCCCAGCTCCTGCTCCAGGTCCTGCGGCGGTGGAGTCGCCCATCAGACCAGGCAGTGCCTCGACGTAGA CGACAATGGCTACGGCAGGTGTGGCGGGGCATCGAGGCGATTCTTCTCGTGCAACATCCAG GACTGTGCTGAAGACGCGACGGATTTCCGGGCGGAGCAGTGCGCCGAGTTCAACAACGTCCTCTTCGAGGGGGTTTATTACAA TTGGATCCCTTACACCGGCGGGCCGAACAAGTGCGAACTGAATTGCATGCCACGGGGCGAGCGTTTCTTCTACCGGCACAAGCTCTCGGTGATCGACGGAACGCCGTGCGAGCCCGAGAAAAACGACGTCTGCGTCGAAGGGAAATGTATG CACGTTGGATGCGACATGATGCTGGGGAGCGACGTCAAAGAGGACGCTTGCAGGAAATGCGGCGGCGACGGTTCCGATTGCAACACTGTCTCCGGTGTGTTCGACGCGGATGATCTCCAAGTCG GGTACCTCGACATCCTGCTGATACCCAAGGGAGCGTCGAACATCGTGGTGAAGGAGATCCAGCCGTCCAACAATTACTTAG CCATTAGGAACGCCTCCAGTCACTATTACCTGAATGGAAACTGGAGGATAGACTTCCctcgtagcttgaaattcgctGGGACCATATTCCATTATTCGAGGGATCCGCAAGGTTTCTCTGCGCCTGATACCATCACTGCTTTGGGATCCACGAATGAACAGATTTACGTGGTG CTGCTCTATCAAGACCATAATGTCGGGGTGCACTATGAATACAGCATACCAAAGAGGTTGTCGCACCAAACTGACGCGGATAGCTACGCCTGGATCACCGACGAGTTTTCAAGCTGCAGTGCGAACTGCGGGGGAG GTTATCAGTCGAGGCGAGTGACTTGTGTAAGAAGGAGGGACAGCCAACCGGTGGATGAGAGCCTCTGCGATCCACAGATGGAACCAGCTGACACGGAGGCCTGCAACGTGGACCCCTGTCCACCTGTGTGGGTAGAGGGCGAATGGGGTCCTTGTAGCAAGCACTGCGGGGAAGGAGCAGAGCAGAGCAGAGAGATCAAATGCGAGCAGGTCATCGCTGGCGGAATACCAACCGTGGTGGACGATAGCCAGTGTGTGAAGAAGGTGGGACCAAAGGGCCCAACTAGCCAGGAGTGTAACAAAGACGTGCCGTGCCCTCAGTTCCACACGGGACCTTGGAAACCG TGCGATCGTTTATGCGGCCCCGGCAAGCAAACCAGGAAGGTGGCGTGCTACAAGAAAGTGGACGGCAAGATCCAAGTGCTGGAAGACGAGGCTTGCGAGGCAGAGGTTCCAGAGCGTGAGAAAGCTTGCGAGTTGAGGCCCTGCGCCGGACTCGACTGGGTCACCTCGAATTGGAGTGGA TGCGACGACAAATGCGGCCTGACTCAAGAGACCAGGACAGCTTACTGCGCGACCCAGGACGGCACTGCTTATCGGGATGACAAATGCGACGCCGAGAAGAAGCCGGAATTGACGCGGGAATGCGAGACCAAAGAGGACTGCCATGTCCAGTGGTTTGCTTCTCAATGGAGTAGT TGCTCCGCGAAATGTGGGTCCGGCGTGCAAACGCGCAAGGTGTTCTGCGGCACGTTCGACGACGAGACGGTGAAGAAGGTGCCAGACGAGAAGTGCGAGGTCGACAAGAGATTCAACGACACGATGAACTGCACCGCCGTGGAGGAGTGCAAAGGTGAATGGTTCGCTGGACCATGGAGCAAG TGTTCGAAACCGTGCGGCGGCGGCACTATGAGCCGCAAGGTGATTTGCATGAAGGACAACATGACGGTACCGACGAGCAACTGCGACCCGAGCATGATCATGTTCTCGACGGAGGATTGCAACGAACAGCCGTGCGAAGAAG ACGAGGTGATACCAGTCCAACCAGAAAAGATCAAGGATCTcaccgaggaggaggaggaggacgaggaatgcGAGGTGTACGAAGACGAAGACTTCGTAACCGTCTCCTCCAGCTTCGCGTCCGGA GACGAGAAATCCAGCGCGATGCCCGATGTGACCGAAGCGAACCTCCCGAGCTCCCCCGATAGTGGATCCACAGCAAGTGATCTGTACGACATTATGCTCGGCGATGCCGGTCACAGCAGGGGCGACATATCGCCTGGGGAAGTAGGAAGTGGCGATGGGGATAATACGGACTTCACTGACTTCTTCACCAACACCCTGGAATACGGGACCACGTTCGAAGGCAGCGGGACTGAAGAGACGACGGATGAGAGTGAAGATTTCACGACGGTGTCTGGAATCACCGACTCCTTGGGCACCACAGAGTCTGAAGCCACGGATGAAACGGTGGAGGGTTCAACCATGGACTCTTCTGAAGGAACCACCGTGGAGGGATCAACTGCTGAATCGATGACGGAAGGAAGCACGGTGTCCGGTGAAACGGAAGTGACTGAATCTGGAGCGACGGAAGAGTCAGTTGCTACAGAAGCGACAACGTCGAGCGACGTTACATCCGAGACACCAGAATCCACTGATTCAAGCGAAAGCACAGATTCCTCGTCGGCCGAATCCGTGGAAACTGAACCAACCGGCCCGACAGAGTCTACGGAGCCAAGCCTCACGACCTCGTCGTCCGAAAGTGAGAGCGGGTCTACGGAAGAAACCGTTTCGCCCGTCACTCAAGCGACTGAAGAATCAACCGTGGGAATGTCGACAGAGGAGCAGTCAACGGTGTCAGGGGAGACTACGGAATCTGGCGCCACGGAAGGCACGACTGAATCGGAGGCTACGGAGCCAACGATGTCAACCGAAGTGTCAGGCACAGAAGGGTCCACCGAATCTGGAGCTACAACGGAGTCTGGAGCAACAGAAGCGACGGAAACAACGGAATCCGGAATGACAACTGAAACCACTGAATCTGGCATGACAGAGACTACTGAGTCTGGAATGACCACCGAGTCTGGTATGACCACCGAGTCTGGTATGACCACCGAGTCTGGTATGACTACCGAGTCTGGTATGACCACCGAGTCTGGTATGACTACCGAGTCTGGTATGACTACCGAGTCAGGTATGACCACAGAGTCTGGTATGACCACTGAGTCTGGCATGACTACTGAGTCAGGTATGACTACCGAATCTGGTGAAACTACCGAGTCTGGTGAAACTACTGAGTCTGGTATGACTACCGAATCAGGTGAAACGACGACAGAAGAGACGACGGTATCTGGAGAGACGACAGAATCGGGAGCTACAACAGAGTCCGCGGAGACTACGGAATCTGGTGTCACGACTGAATCAGCTGAAACCACTGTGTCTGGGGTTACAGAGACAACTGTCTCTGGATTGACGCCGTCCACGGGCGAAGAGGAGACGGAAATGACCGAGAAAACGCATA TATCTGAATTCTGGACCACCGTCGCCCGAGAAGGCAAGGAGCGCAAGCACCGCGTGTGCAAGGTTCTCAGGAAGAAGAAAACTTGCAAGACCTCCACCTTCGGCTGTTGTTACGACGGAGTCACCGCGGCAGAGGGTCCATTCGACCAGGGTTGTCCAACACCACAGACATGTAACGAGACCAAGCATGGTTGCTGTCCTGACAATGTGTCCCCTGCTACTGGCCCAGAGAATCAAGGATGCCCAGAGTCTCATTGTGGAGAGACACTGTTCGGTTGCTGCCCTGACGGAGTCACTGCTGCTGAAGGCAACGATTTCGAGGGTTGCAAGAAGCCTTGCAACGAGACAGA GTTTGGTTGCTGTCCAGACAACGAAACTCCAGCCAGCGGGCCGGACAATTTCGGATGCTGTAACGCCACCGAATTCGGTTGCTGTCCGGATGGAATTAAGGCAGCTTCTGGCGCAGACGATGAAG GTTGCGAGGAAGAGATCACTTCTGTCACTCCTATCACTGAGGAATACGAGACGACCACTGTGCAGGAAGACTGCGCAAACACGACTTATGGTTGCTGTCCAGATGGAGTTTCAACTGCAACCGGCACGAACTTCGAGGGATGTGGGGTCATCAATACCGAGAACTGCACCTCGTCATACTTTGGCTGCTGCCCTGACGGTGTCTCGCCAG CTCTGGGACCAAACAACTATCGCTGCCATATGCCATGCGAGGACAGCACTTACGGTTGCTGCGACGATGGCGTCACGCCTGCACATGGACCGAACAGAGAGGGTTGCTGCCTGTCGACACCGTACAAGTGCTGTCCGGACAACGTGCTGGCGGCACGTGGACCGGATTTCTACGGTTGTGGCTGCCAATACACAAGATTCGGCTGTTGCCCAGATAATACCACTGCGGCGCGTGGGCCGAGTAACGAGGGGTGCGGCTGCCAATACACGCCCCACGAATGCTGTCCAAATCGTTTCACGCCGGCCACTGGACCGAACTACGAAGGCTGTCCGTGCTACACTTATCAGTTTGGATGCTGCCCCGATGGCATCACTATTGCCAAAGGACCTCACGGACAGG GCTGCGGGTGTGAGAGTACAGAGTTCAAGTGCTGCTCCGACAGCAGAACCCCAGCGAAGGGACCGAACTTCGCCGGGTGTACTTGCGACGCCTCGAAATATGGCTGTTGCCCAGACGGAGTCGAGGAAGCGCAGGGAGAGAACTTCGAGGGCTGTCTCACGGTTCCGTCAACCCCTGGAGCGGCCTGCGCACTCGAAAGGGACAGAGGTTCTTGCAGGGACTTCACCGTCAAGTGGTACTTCGACACGGAATACGGCGGTTGCTCGAGATTCTGGTACGGCGGCTGCGAGGGTAACGATAATCGATTCAAGACTCAAGAGGAGTGCAAGGAGGTGTGCGTATCGCCGAAAGGAAAAG ATTCCTGCCATCTACCAAAAATCTCCGGACCCTGCGAAGGCTACTTCCCCACGTGGTACTACGACACTGGTAGAAAACAGTGCGGTCAGTTTGTCTATGGCGGCTGTCTTGGAAACGCGAATAAGTTTAAGAGTAGAGAAGAGTGCGAAGAGCTTTGCGTTACTCCTGACGATCTTG ATCCCTGCGAGCAAACGAAGGAACCAGGCCCCTGCGAAGGCAACTTCACCAGGTGGCACTTCAACGCGGAATCGCAAGCCTGCGAGGAATTCAGGTACGGTGGCTGCAAAGCGAACGACAATAACTTCGCCACGGAGATCGCATGTCATCAGCAATGCCTGCAGCCAGGAAGAAGACGAG TAAAACTGACAGACGTGTGCGTCCTGGAGAAAGATCCCGGGCCCTGTCACGGCTCTGTGTTGCGCTGGTATTATGACACTGCGCGTCAGACGTGTAGCCAATTTATTTACGGCGGTTGCAAAGGCAACGCGAATAGATTCCGTACGCGTGCTGCCTGCGAGCAGCGCTGCCCTGTAAAAG ATAGTTGCTTGCTGCCGCGCGAGGAGGGTAACTGCGTGGAGAAGCAGTCTCGATGGTACTTTGATCAGTCGGAGAATCGGTGCATGCCATTCTATTATACTGGTTGcggtggaaataaaaataatttcgagtCTAGGGACGCATGCGAGTCTGATTGCCCGCCCAAGATCG AGCAAGACATTTGTCTGTTGCCCGCGCTGCTGGGAGAATGCCACAACTACACTCAGCGATGGTACTACGATTCTTACGAGCAACAGTGCAGGCAATTCTATTACGGCGGCTGCGGTGGTAACGAGAATAATTTCCAAGCCGAGCAGGATTGTCATAACAGGTGTCAGACTGCGCTCACCACGCCTGCTCCATCGACGGGGGTTGAATTTAAACCAG ACTTCTGCTTCCTTCCTGACGAGCGTGGCTCGTGCTCCGGCGATGAAGTTAAATGGTTCTACGACAGCAGGGAGGGTGTCTGCAAGCAGTTCAGATATGGCGGTTGCCAGAGCAATGGGAACAACTTCAACTCGAGGGAGGAATGCGAGTATCGGTGTGGCGACGTTCAAG ATCCTTGCACCCTGCCCAAAGTCATCGGCCCTTGCAATGGCGTCGACAGTCAGTACTACTACGATCACCGTACGGATTCCTGCTACGACTTCGAGTACAGTGGGTGCCAAGGTAACAAGAACCGCTTCCAGGACAGAGAATCCTGCGAGAAGAAGTGCAAGCAGAAAGCCTCCGCAACGGAAGCTGCTCCGAATGTCACCGTCACAATGCCGCCCCCAGTCGAGGGTGTCTCGAAGAGTCCGATTTGTTACATGACTGTCAATTCTGGCTCTTGCAACGCTGACATCACTGCCTATTATTACGATCCACACAGCCAGATGTGTCAGGCGTTCCTCTATGGTGGCTGCGAAGGAAACGCGAATCGCTTCCAGACGGAGGAGCAGTGCGAACGTCTTTGTGGAAGGTTCCAGGGACAAG ATACTTGCAACCTGCCAGTGGAGCCTGGCGACTGTAGGGGCTCCTTCCAGAAATACTATTACGACTCGACTAGCCGTATCTGCCGCGAATTCGTGTACGGTGGATGCGAGGGCAACGCAAACAGATTCAGCACGATGGCCGAGTGCGAGTCGATTTGCATTCATCACGAGGAGCCTATGCCACCTGGAAACGACACCAGTATTTCGAATCTAT CGGTGTGCAAGGAACCGGTCGACAGCGGGTCCTGTACCTCCGGTTTCACGATCAAACGGTTCTACTTCGACGAGGAACAACAGACCTGTCGCGCGTTCATTTACACCGGATGCGGTGGCAATCGTAACAGATTCAAGACCTTCGAGTCTTGCATTAACACTTGCCTTGGGA CCACTAACGAGATCAACGTAGACGCCGGGAAAGACACAAAGGACCCTTGCGCGGAAGCTCGCGAGGAATGCAATACCGTTCGCTGCCCTTACGGCAAGGAGGCCTTCGTGGACTCCGAGGATTGCGAGCGATGCCGCTGCGTGGATCCTTGCAGGGCACAGATTTGCCCCGACGGCAACAGATGTGCTATCACCTTGGTCGCCACCAAGGATGGCACCGAGTACAAGGGTGTCTGCAGATCAA TCACGAAATCAGGTCGCTGTCCAAGGGTGTCGAACAGTACTGGATGCGAACAAGAGTGCATCACGGATGCAGATTGCACTGGGGAAATGAAGTGTTGCAACAATGGTTGCGGAACTTCTTGTCTGGAACCAGCTGCTGAGGAGGTTCCAACGACCTCGCCAAGGCCATTGGCCACTTCTCCCCCGGTTGGGGCAGAAGCTGCCGCCATTCAGGAACCCGAAGAGCCACGGGTCAGCGCTCAGGAGGGTGGTTACGTGACGCTGAAGTGCGTGGCCACCGGAAATCCCAGACCGACCATCACGTGGAGGAAGGACACGACATTG ATCGGTTTCGCAGAGAACAGACGGCGCATACAGCTCGATGGATCCCTCCAGATCATCAGCCTGTACAAATACGACGGTGGAACTTACGTCTGCACCGCTGACAATGGTCTAGGGCCACCGGTAAGAGCGGAATACCAATTGGTGGTCACAG AGCCGCAAGAACTGGCTGCCACCATAATCGGGGAGCAAAGCGCGCAGTTGACGGTCACCATGAACTCGCCCATAGCCCTGCATTGCTACGCAATGGGCTGGCCGCGACCCTTCGTCACCTGGTGGCGAGGTGATCGTATGTTGCCGTTGTCCTCGGAGACCTATGAGCAGGACTCCGATTACACTCTCGTGATTCGATCGGTGACACTGCCCACCCTCGGTGTCTACACTTGTCAAGCCTTCAACGCGATCGGCAGGGCGGCATCCTGGTCGGTCACCCTGCAAGCTGTTGGCCCCGTTTACAATATCAGACCCGAGTACCAGCAGTACACCAAATACCTGGTCCAACCACCTAGGAAACCCACCGTAGAGAGACCACAGTATCCTTACAGACCCAATCGAACGCAGACTCCCGACTATCAAACCTACGCGCCCGTCCATTCCTCTAGACAGCCCCATATTCCCACGGTTAGTCCTCTTGGAGGAAGCACTAGCTTGGAGCCTGGTCACTCTAGGTACAGAG TTCCTGTCAATGTCAGCATATCGGTAGGGCAGAATCAGTTCCCTGAAGGAAGCGACGTCAGTATTGCCTGCAACGTCGACGGCTATCCCATTCCCCGAGTGTCGTGGTACAAGGATGAAGACTTGATTCAGCCCAGCAATCGAATTCAGGTTACTG AAGTGAACAGACTCGTGATCAGCGACGCGAACCGAGAGGATTCTGGTCGATATCGTTGCGAGGCCAACAACGATTACTCGTCGGCTTTCGACAGCGTGGAGATACAAGTTGCTG GAATCTTCATCCACCCGAACTGCCAGGACAACACGTTCTTCGCCAAGTGCGACCTGATCGTGAAGGCCAGATACTGCAAGCACAAGTACTACGCGAAATTCTGTTGCCGCTCGTGCACGGAAGCCGGCCAGCTGCCCTCCAGGGGACCGCACCTGAACAACGTGAGAAGGAGGCGGAGGCACATCCTGAAGAGTCTCGTCTAA